From a single Novipirellula caenicola genomic region:
- the dapF gene encoding diaminopimelate epimerase, producing the protein MRFTKMHGAGNDYVYVDCFAENLDHCDVTELAKSISHRHFGVGGDGLILIRPSDVADARMQMLNADGSESEMCGNGIRCVAKYVYDHGIAQKENLKIESGGSVLDLSLAIGDDGKVDSVTVDMGEPILEASKVPTSIVESGKVVEHEIEIDGRKLAVTCVSMGNPHCVIFVPEATDDLVLGLGPKIETDPRFPKRINVEFVEVISPNEVRQRTWERGSGETWACGTGASAVCVAGVLTGKTNRKILNHLLGGDLTLQWSESSGHVMMTGGAVEVFSGEWNA; encoded by the coding sequence ATGCGATTTACAAAAATGCATGGCGCTGGCAACGACTACGTTTACGTCGATTGCTTTGCCGAAAACCTTGATCATTGCGATGTAACCGAGCTGGCAAAATCGATCTCGCATCGTCATTTCGGCGTTGGCGGCGACGGTTTGATCCTGATTCGTCCCAGCGATGTCGCGGACGCGCGGATGCAGATGCTCAATGCCGATGGCAGCGAAAGCGAGATGTGCGGCAACGGCATTCGCTGTGTGGCAAAATACGTTTATGACCATGGGATCGCCCAGAAAGAAAACCTGAAAATCGAATCCGGTGGATCGGTACTCGACCTCTCGCTCGCGATCGGCGACGACGGCAAAGTCGACAGCGTGACAGTCGATATGGGTGAACCCATTCTCGAAGCATCCAAAGTGCCGACGTCCATCGTGGAAAGCGGCAAGGTGGTCGAACACGAAATCGAAATCGATGGCCGCAAACTAGCCGTCACCTGCGTGTCGATGGGCAATCCCCACTGCGTGATTTTCGTTCCCGAAGCAACCGACGATTTGGTACTCGGACTTGGTCCCAAAATCGAAACGGACCCGCGATTTCCCAAGCGAATCAATGTCGAGTTTGTCGAAGTCATCTCACCAAACGAAGTACGTCAACGAACCTGGGAACGCGGCAGCGGCGAAACTTGGGCTTGTGGAACCGGTGCGTCCGCCGTCTGTGTGGCAGGCGTATTGACTGGAAAAACCAACCGCAAAATTTTGAATCACCTGCTTGGCGGTGACCTCACGCTGCAGTGGTCCGAGTCGAGCGGACACGTGATGATGACCGGTGGAGCCGTCGAAGTTTTTTCCGGAGAATGGAACGCGTGA
- the xseA gene encoding exodeoxyribonuclease VII large subunit: MERVSDAALAGESVHAISVSELNGHIKAVMEGTFPALWVAGEISDLVRARSGHIYFTLKDDDAQIRGVLWRNTAMRIKHDLEDGQAVLCFGNIDVYAARGTYQLVVRKVEPQGMGSLQLAFQQLQVKLEREGLFAAERKRPLPSLPRRIGIVTSPSGAAVRDFLQAASNRYHGADVVVIPALVQGEGAAQSIVAAIRSAQRITPKLDVLVVSRGGGSLEDLWCFNEEPVVRAVAASAIPTVSAVGHEIDVTLCDLAADLRALTPTDAATRVLPDGVSLKTTAANLRQRLDRAIRLVIHERQTEVAALMQRPILRKPMEIVHSRSRMLDELDARARRAITANLKAGRSQVSELAASLSALSPVAVLSRGYSVTLDADGKAIADANSLHPGDVMETRLHKGRVVSKVESVQDGQAE, encoded by the coding sequence ATGGAACGCGTGAGTGATGCTGCACTAGCCGGCGAGTCGGTACACGCGATTTCCGTTTCGGAATTAAACGGTCACATCAAAGCGGTGATGGAAGGAACCTTTCCCGCGCTGTGGGTCGCTGGCGAAATTTCGGACTTGGTTCGTGCACGCAGCGGCCACATCTACTTTACGCTAAAAGATGATGACGCGCAAATTCGCGGTGTGCTTTGGCGAAACACCGCGATGCGAATCAAACATGATCTCGAAGATGGCCAAGCGGTGCTCTGTTTTGGCAACATCGATGTCTACGCTGCACGCGGAACGTACCAGTTAGTCGTTCGCAAGGTCGAACCACAAGGTATGGGATCGCTGCAATTGGCGTTTCAGCAATTGCAGGTCAAACTCGAACGCGAGGGCTTGTTTGCCGCAGAGCGGAAACGCCCGCTTCCGTCACTGCCACGCCGGATCGGTATCGTCACAAGCCCCTCGGGTGCCGCAGTTCGCGATTTCCTGCAGGCGGCATCCAACCGCTACCATGGCGCCGACGTGGTGGTGATCCCCGCTTTGGTCCAAGGCGAAGGAGCGGCCCAGTCGATCGTTGCGGCAATCCGATCAGCACAACGAATCACCCCCAAGCTTGACGTGCTGGTCGTCTCACGTGGCGGCGGCAGCCTCGAAGATTTGTGGTGCTTTAACGAAGAACCCGTCGTCCGCGCGGTAGCAGCGTCCGCCATCCCCACGGTCTCGGCCGTGGGACACGAAATCGATGTCACGCTCTGTGATCTTGCCGCAGACTTGCGTGCCCTGACGCCTACCGACGCCGCCACTCGCGTGCTGCCCGACGGAGTTTCCCTCAAAACGACGGCGGCGAATCTGCGGCAACGTCTCGATCGGGCCATACGCTTGGTGATTCACGAGCGACAGACCGAAGTGGCCGCGCTGATGCAGCGGCCGATCCTGCGAAAACCGATGGAGATCGTCCACTCGCGATCGCGGATGCTTGATGAATTGGACGCAAGAGCAAGACGCGCGATCACCGCGAACTTGAAAGCGGGGCGAAGCCAGGTGAGTGAACTCGCAGCGTCGCTATCGGCACTGTCCCCCGTGGCGGTGCTGTCGCGAGGATACAGCGTCACGCTGGACGCCGACGGCAAAGCGATTGCCGATGCGAATTCGCTTCATCCCGGCGACGTGATGGAAACACGGCTTCACAAAGGCCGTGTCGTTTCCAAGGTCGAATCGGTCCAAGACGGTCAAGCCGAGTGA
- a CDS encoding RluA family pseudouridine synthase, with product MIKDSSDDDIVFGPAASESDVPNEDLGGEELDGDDLDGDDTGGEVRIGEEVFRDIVVPESANGQRIDFFLTQACDGFSRTQITQAIQAEGATLDGRTVRPSVRIQASQRIRFRMPEPPTDDTVPENIPLDVLYEDDGLVVVNKPPGMVVHPARGNWTGTLTSALAFRFQSLSDVGGPTRPGIVHRLDRDTSGVIVVAKTNAVHMHLSEQFANRVVEKEYFAITAARIDRDRDIIDMPIGRHPYQRDKMAIREHHETSKPASTFYEVISRHGRFTQVRVKPKTGRTHQIRVHLSHLGAAILCDRLYAGHAEVTMGMLTGTHDETKDKVLLDRQALHARKLTFEHPQSGKSMTFEAPLPADIMRVVNVLERLP from the coding sequence GTGATCAAAGACTCCTCTGACGATGATATCGTGTTCGGTCCCGCGGCAAGTGAATCGGACGTGCCGAATGAGGACCTCGGTGGCGAGGAGCTCGATGGCGACGACCTTGACGGCGACGACACCGGGGGCGAGGTCCGCATTGGCGAAGAGGTCTTTCGTGATATCGTCGTGCCCGAATCGGCCAACGGCCAGCGAATCGACTTCTTTTTGACGCAGGCTTGTGACGGCTTCAGCCGCACTCAAATCACCCAGGCGATCCAGGCGGAAGGGGCGACGCTTGACGGACGGACGGTCCGACCAAGTGTGCGGATTCAGGCGAGCCAGCGAATTCGTTTTCGTATGCCTGAGCCGCCTACGGACGATACCGTTCCCGAGAACATTCCGTTGGATGTGTTGTACGAAGATGACGGGTTGGTCGTCGTCAACAAGCCACCGGGGATGGTCGTTCACCCTGCACGCGGTAACTGGACCGGCACGTTAACTAGCGCGTTGGCGTTTCGCTTTCAATCGCTTTCGGACGTGGGCGGGCCTACGCGGCCAGGGATCGTGCATCGGTTGGATCGTGACACCAGCGGCGTGATTGTAGTGGCTAAAACCAACGCCGTTCATATGCATTTGTCCGAGCAATTCGCGAATCGTGTTGTCGAGAAAGAATACTTTGCGATCACGGCGGCTCGGATCGATCGCGATCGTGACATTATCGACATGCCGATTGGTCGTCATCCGTACCAGCGTGACAAAATGGCGATCCGCGAGCACCATGAAACCAGCAAGCCTGCGTCGACGTTCTATGAAGTGATCAGCCGCCATGGTCGATTCACGCAAGTTCGTGTGAAACCAAAGACCGGTCGCACGCATCAAATCCGCGTGCACTTGTCACATCTTGGCGCTGCAATCCTTTGCGACCGGCTGTACGCCGGGCACGCGGAAGTCACGATGGGAATGTTGACCGGGACGCACGACGAAACCAAAGACAAGGTGCTGTTGGATCGGCAAGCGCTGCATGCTCGCAAGTTGACGTTCGAGCATCCACAAAGTGGCAAGTCGATGACATTCGAGGCCCCGCTGCCCGCGGACATTATGCGAGTGGTCAACGTGTTAGAGCGGTTGCCGTAG
- a CDS encoding tetratricopeptide repeat protein — protein sequence MKSERRHELQENILANYLGRINQSIEPYSRPIGIAVAVLLIGGIGYAIYSSKVSEDRSQATFELLMQQTGSQDPEGLASVSVKYPNTPAAAWAHLYQGSALLAQGTRTLYVNRMDAEDQLNGASKAFRNAIAEGNNELLLSRAYFGIARSEEALGNLDKAIAAYKECVRIGESEEMVNACEERIAALSKESTKDFLTWFKDQDFSPSDPSAPPSLPSGSMLPEMPDLDLPDLGGASDEEPGDGLNLPDDAEMTEEGKEEAKEQASEEAAVTEEPADEKPADEKKAEPKDTPAADDKDAAEEKSPAAEQETELNPPAENTDKAEKEAAVEEVEVDEAAETPEAAEASEADETPAVDEAKTESDAS from the coding sequence ATGAAAAGCGAACGCCGACACGAACTGCAAGAAAACATCCTCGCCAACTATTTAGGGCGAATCAATCAATCGATCGAGCCCTATTCGCGTCCGATTGGGATTGCGGTCGCAGTCTTGCTGATCGGCGGTATCGGCTACGCCATCTACAGCAGCAAAGTTAGCGAAGATCGCAGCCAAGCGACGTTTGAGCTTCTGATGCAGCAAACCGGATCGCAAGATCCCGAAGGGCTTGCCTCGGTAAGCGTCAAGTACCCGAATACCCCAGCTGCCGCATGGGCCCACCTTTATCAAGGCAGTGCCTTGTTGGCGCAGGGCACGCGGACGTTGTACGTCAACCGCATGGATGCCGAAGACCAGTTAAACGGAGCAAGCAAGGCGTTTCGTAATGCGATCGCCGAAGGCAATAACGAATTGTTGCTCTCACGTGCTTATTTCGGAATTGCTCGCAGTGAGGAAGCACTGGGCAATCTCGATAAGGCCATTGCCGCTTACAAAGAATGTGTTCGCATCGGCGAATCCGAAGAAATGGTCAATGCGTGTGAGGAGCGAATTGCCGCCCTTTCTAAAGAAAGCACCAAAGACTTTTTGACTTGGTTCAAGGATCAAGATTTTTCGCCAAGCGATCCCTCGGCTCCCCCATCGCTGCCAAGTGGATCGATGTTGCCGGAAATGCCCGATTTGGATCTGCCCGATCTCGGAGGGGCTAGTGACGAAGAGCCCGGTGACGGTTTGAACCTTCCCGACGACGCGGAGATGACCGAAGAGGGCAAGGAAGAGGCCAAAGAACAGGCCAGCGAAGAAGCTGCCGTTACGGAAGAGCCTGCGGACGAGAAGCCAGCCGACGAGAAGAAGGCTGAGCCCAAAGATACGCCTGCTGCAGACGACAAAGATGCTGCCGAAGAGAAGTCGCCTGCAGCCGAGCAGGAGACGGAGCTGAATCCACCGGCCGAAAATACCGACAAAGCAGAAAAGGAAGCGGCGGTAGAGGAAGTCGAAGTGGATGAAGCAGCAGAGACACCCGAAGCCGCTGAAGCCAGCGAAGCGGACGAAACGCCTGCGGTGGATGAAGCCAAGACCGAGTCGGACGCGTCGTGA
- a CDS encoding N-formylglutamate amidohydrolase, with translation MTILISCEMGGELVPPWLVRQPMSSGCALNSEVVATTQEISPDHEDSAAKTSVICQWPRCESNSGGGETVVPAIAREDSVAESPAMTSSMASGGSLAMEAASVMETSSANEVSSGKQDHSQCSGGKLVFGRFPEKLPGDDAARYVARRMAKLLQSPIIENKYTSALIDVTRSARHRSVMPAEVRKWPREVRDRLIQEVHADYRNRVQAAIEQNSRRHGFTIHVSVRSFALKSEGRLRRTDVGLLYDPSREDEMAFCLDWIDEMYDLAPMIRVRRNYPRRGTTESLVTAMRSHFTADDYIGVELLLNRAWAGRRVALRDQAIEGICKSLDEVLEFQAADAA, from the coding sequence ATGACGATTCTGATTAGCTGCGAAATGGGAGGCGAGCTTGTGCCCCCATGGCTGGTTCGTCAGCCGATGTCGAGCGGATGTGCGTTGAATTCTGAGGTCGTGGCGACTACGCAGGAAATTAGTCCAGATCACGAAGACTCAGCTGCGAAAACCAGCGTGATTTGCCAGTGGCCACGATGCGAAAGCAACAGTGGTGGCGGTGAGACGGTTGTCCCGGCGATCGCGCGAGAGGACTCGGTTGCCGAGTCGCCAGCGATGACGAGTTCAATGGCAAGCGGTGGTTCGTTGGCGATGGAAGCTGCTTCGGTGATGGAAACTTCTTCGGCAAACGAGGTTTCGTCAGGGAAGCAGGACCATTCTCAGTGCAGCGGTGGCAAGTTGGTGTTCGGCCGGTTTCCTGAAAAGTTGCCTGGCGACGATGCTGCTCGCTACGTGGCTCGGCGAATGGCAAAGTTATTGCAGTCGCCAATCATTGAAAACAAATACACTTCCGCTCTGATTGATGTCACCCGGTCGGCTCGCCACCGCAGTGTGATGCCGGCTGAGGTTCGCAAATGGCCACGTGAAGTTCGCGATCGGCTGATCCAAGAGGTGCATGCCGATTACCGAAACCGAGTCCAAGCTGCGATCGAGCAGAATTCGCGGCGACACGGGTTCACCATCCACGTCTCGGTTCGTTCCTTCGCTCTGAAAAGCGAAGGACGATTGCGACGGACGGACGTGGGGTTGTTGTACGATCCATCGCGTGAGGACGAAATGGCGTTCTGTCTCGACTGGATTGACGAGATGTACGATTTGGCGCCGATGATTCGCGTACGTCGAAATTATCCACGCCGCGGAACGACCGAGAGTTTGGTTACCGCGATGAGAAGCCATTTCACGGCAGACGATTATATCGGTGTGGAATTGCTGCTGAATCGAGCTTGGGCTGGCCGCCGAGTCGCGCTGCGAGATCAGGCGATCGAAGGGATTTGCAAATCGCTCGACGAAGTGCTCGAATTCCAAGCGGCCGACGCAGCCTAA